From Scylla paramamosain isolate STU-SP2022 unplaced genomic scaffold, ASM3559412v1 Contig1, whole genome shotgun sequence, a single genomic window includes:
- the LOC135095810 gene encoding uncharacterized protein LOC135095810 — MALCRLPLCEVADCLLSEKSQQEVIRQLGHLQQTLHAQARSQEVTKIRRRVTGDRVRKIRKKKSQDNAKTHKVTRVGKIRQVTGIKPVTQDTKTSEVTKIAEKRGKVTKLGKVTQRGEVTKMKIYPVTQDPKLDGRIRVTRIRKEVTNGQMNKMRKIKILKQDNTDAHSLTRTSEERPRVTKPEVTSMSPFTKPQMRKVNEFYYPEAPKHTRPLAKMKNCDCVRQAPARVTRMQGVVTEGKAGVGKGNIASTRQEQSGRMKMKAVTESPSPRQPHQIDGHR, encoded by the coding sequence atgGCGTTGTGTAGACTGCCACTGTGTGAGGTCGCGGACTGCCTGCTGTCTGAGAAGTCACAGCAGGAGGTCATCAGGCAGCTGGGTCACCTGCAGCAGACCCTACACGCCCAGGCAAGGTCACAAGAGGTCACCAAAATAAGGAGGAGAGTGACTGGAGATAGGGTccgaaagataaggaagaaaaagagccaAGATAATGCTAAGACACACAAGGTCACCAGGGTAGGGAAGATACGACAGGTCACAGGGATTAAACCAGTGACCCAAGATACCAAGACAAGTGAGGTCACCAAGAtagcagagaagagagggaaggtcaCCAAGTTAGGCAAGGTCACCCAGAGAGGAGAGGTCACCAAAATGAAGATTTACCCGGTGACCCAAGATCCGAAGCTAGACGGTAGAATAAGGGTCACCAGAATAAGGAAGGAGGTCACCAATGGACAGATGAACAAAATGAGGAAGATTAAGATATTGAAGCAAGACAATACAGACGCACACAGCCTCACCAGGACATCAGAAGAGAGGCCAAGAGTCACCAAGCCAGAGGTAACCAGTATGAGCCCATTCACCAAGCCACAGAtgagaaaagtgaatgaatttTACTACCCAGAAGCACCCAAGCACACCAGGCCTTTAGCGAAGATGAAAAATTGCGATTGTGTTCGTCAGGCACCAGCACGGGTCACCAGGATGCAAGGCGTGGTGACGGAAGGCAAGGCAGGTGTTGGTAAGGGGAACATAGCAAGCACCAGGCAGGAACAGAGCGGTAGGATGAAGATGAAAGCAGTCACTGAGTCACCAAGTCCCAGACAGCCTCA